A single window of Dermochelys coriacea isolate rDerCor1 chromosome 2, rDerCor1.pri.v4, whole genome shotgun sequence DNA harbors:
- the LOC119851099 gene encoding fatty acid-binding protein, adipocyte-like isoform X2: MCELFLGTWKLISSENFDSYMKELGVGFTTRKLGSLAKPSVIISINGDIITIKTESTFKNTKISFKLGEEFEETTVDDRKTMSTVTMDNGSLTQVQKWDGKQTTIKRALVDGKMVVECTVNNVTCTRVYERA; this comes from the exons ATGTGTGAGTTATTTTTAGGAACCTGGAAACTCATTTCTAGTGAAAACTTTGACAGCTATATGAAAGAACTGG GGGTGGGTTTTACTACTAGGAAACTTGGCAGCCTGGCCAAGCCCAGTGTAATCATCAGCATCAATGGAGATATAATAACCATCAAGACAGAGAGCACCTTTAAAAACACCAAGATCTCCTTCAAGCTGGGAGAAGAGTTTGAAGAAACCACAGTAGATGACAGGAAAACCATG AGCACTGTAACCATGGACAATGGCTCTCTGACTCAGGTGCAGAAGTGGGATGGCAAACAGACCACAATCAAGAGAGCACTGGTGGATGGGAAGATGGTTGTG gAATGCACCGTGAACAATGTCACCTGCACTAGAGTCTATGAGAGAGCATGA
- the LOC119851099 gene encoding myelin P2 protein-like isoform X1 yields MCELFLGTWKLISSENFDSYMKELGVGFTTRKLGSLAKPSVIISINGDIITIKTESTFKNTKISFKLGEEFEETTVDDRKTMVRANPSGCLAKDTWSTVTMDNGSLTQVQKWDGKQTTIKRALVDGKMVVECTVNNVTCTRVYERA; encoded by the exons ATGTGTGAGTTATTTTTAGGAACCTGGAAACTCATTTCTAGTGAAAACTTTGACAGCTATATGAAAGAACTGG GGGTGGGTTTTACTACTAGGAAACTTGGCAGCCTGGCCAAGCCCAGTGTAATCATCAGCATCAATGGAGATATAATAACCATCAAGACAGAGAGCACCTTTAAAAACACCAAGATCTCCTTCAAGCTGGGAGAAGAGTTTGAAGAAACCACAGTAGATGACAGGAAAACCATGGTGAGGGCTAATCCTTCAGGATGTCTTGCAAAGGACACCTGG AGCACTGTAACCATGGACAATGGCTCTCTGACTCAGGTGCAGAAGTGGGATGGCAAACAGACCACAATCAAGAGAGCACTGGTGGATGGGAAGATGGTTGTG gAATGCACCGTGAACAATGTCACCTGCACTAGAGTCTATGAGAGAGCATGA